In Acipenser ruthenus chromosome 1, fAciRut3.2 maternal haplotype, whole genome shotgun sequence, the genomic stretch ACCAGAAAGTGTACATTTTTGTATctatttaacttttaaaataaaaaattaaaacgtgCAAATGTAATGTTGgtacagtatttttgtttaagGTTAGGAATGTTGTAACATTACACTGTATTATAAAACTGAGGAACTTCCCTTTTATAATCATATAACCGACAGTAGAACAAGGTTAAATATTTCATATTAGAGAAGCCTACTTACAGGTTTGTATAACAGAACTTAaaatttaagtttttaaaatgcagttcACTTTTTTTCCCCGCTTCCCCTCTAGGCGTCTTTAGTTGTAAACGTGGCGAGTTATTGTGAACAAACTGAGAGAAACTACAAAGGACTGCAAGGTCTACACCGAGAGTTGGGTACTTCACATTTCAATGTGCTGGCTTTTCCTTGCGGCCAGTTTGGAGATACAGAGCCAGGGTCTAACCGTGATATAGAGGCGTTTGCAAAGGAGAAATATGGCGTGTCTTTTCCTATCTTCAGCAAGATTAAGATAATGGGCTCTGAAGCCGACCCTGCCTTTACATTTGTTACAGGTATAGTATTTTGCTCAGGTGTCAAAACTTCACACTCTCCTGATCAATGTGCTTAACATATATGCAACTGGTTTCTGTTGACTATAACATTCTTCCATATTGTAGCCTTCTGCACTCAAATCTCTTATAAAACGTTTTTGatggtccagtttgtttacatcccaTATATGGTTTGTTTAACATTGTCACCTTGAGACAGATAGAATGTTAGATACCTATGATGAATTTTGATATACACAGTTATTTCAAAttaacttaacttttttttttttttatttcagattcaGCCAAAAAGGCGCCAAAGTGGAATTTTTGGAAGTATCTCATAAACCCCCAAGGCCAGGTGGTAAAATTCTGGAAACCGGAAGAGCCCATAGAGAACATCAAAAAAGATGTAGTAGAGTTAGTGAGAGAGATCATCTTAAAAAAGAAAGTAGAACTTTAAAACCTGAACTGTTTGTGCCAAAGCTTCATGGCCAGGTCACACCTTAACCACTTAAAGTGCCCCGTTTGTGCTTGTCACCAGAAACTAAAACAGTGAAGTTGCCTTGAACATGTCAGCAGTTGTTTCACATGTTGGTTTCAGAAGCATTTACAGAAGCAGTCACTGTGCCTGCAATGTCGTGACTACACAGCATTTTCTGTTCAAAGGAATATCACTGACACACATGGGACAATGTCTGCAACTGCAATGTAGCGCCAATGAATTAATGTTTTAGATGAGTGTTTTAACCGCATTATACAGTTAGTTGGGTGATTCCTCACTACTTTTTTTGTCCACGACCAAGTACTACTGCAGAGGTTTGTAAACAGTTTAGAATAGGGACCTCCAACAGAATACTGAGGGAAGAGCAGAGTAAAGTGAATGTTTGAACTGTTACTATCCCAAAGATCAAGAATATAACTGAATGGTCATGAAATATACAACGAATGCAAAATTCCTGTCCATACATGTAATACATGTTTTAATACATGATTTTAGGAATACTTTTGATGACCTCCTTGATTTAGTTGGGCAACCAGCTGTATTACTGAGTGTTTTATAAAAGTGGTAGGACAAAATATGCCATGGAATTATCTAATGTAAATtgtatattaatatttaatatgaTACAGCTGCATAAAGATTTTCTTATTGCACTCCAAATGATATTTGACTGTAAAGCCTTGACAATTGTAAATTACTAACAATCCTACATAGTGAATGAAAATATGGCATTTTGTGGCCACAAGGCAAAATAGGATGTGCCAGATGGGATGAGTACTGGATAAATTCTAATTTGCCAAGAGTTAAATTACTGGGCAACCTAAGCCAAGTGACTAATCATcgtgtttattcttttaaaagaaatttgcctatttaaaatgcaattttataaaacaaatattcttAGTTCTATGTATACCTCTAGGATTGACATTGAAACTtcagatatataaaaaatatatatgtttatgttCAGTAAAATTATGCAGGTGGATTCAAATTCACATTCTCAATCATGTAAAGCCATGTGTCAGTGGTATCATGCGAGGAGGCTTTTGAGTTTAcctgcaaatatattaaaagcagaCATAACTCAGTCACAGCAAATTAGACAAGCACTAAATCAGCGTTTGAAATATTGTAAGCTAAATTAATATGTTTACCCCAgattgcagcatttaaaaaaaataagtaaaaacaaactgctaaGTTGCATGAAACTACTAGGTACATGTTACATGTAAACTTGTCACTGGGATACCTTCTTTAGAAACAGATACAGgccctatttatttaaaaacatcttgTCTACTGGGAATTCCATGgccctcttttttttaaatttcatccAGGTTCGGGTACTTTTTCAAGGGGGAGAAAggtactttgtatttttttaaggggggggggggagtaatgtgtgttctgttttgtttttaataatattatgttGCGCTGAAGACAACTAATGTCTTGTTTACAGATTACAGCAATAATAAAACTAGCTTTCTTCTTAAATGTGTTTTACATTTATTCATTTGTAATGCTTGAATTGCCAACAACAGTTGCATTTCCTTCATGTGTAGTAAAATATGGCTCTTTTGGGTCAGCTCCGCCTTGGAGGAACTTTCTTTACCTTCAGTTTCTGCTTCTCGCCTGAAGAAGAgatcttatttttttatatgcataCTCACCTGATACTTAAAAATGATCACTTTATATTGCCCTGCACGACTTGTCCTGTTCTTCATTTTTTCATATATAGTTTAAAATATCTGTATATGTCTTTATATATTGTACATCAGACACACTGACAAACAACAGTAACCATTTTCTTGACTACCCGTTCTGAATTATTGGTAATTGGTAGTCAGTAGTGTGCAAATGATTGAACCGAGCAAATGCAGTGGTGGTGCAttcgaagaatccgacccttcctcaccaactacgccacccagctcctggtccaggccttggtactctcccgcctagactactgcaactctctcctggctggcctccctgcgtccgccacccatccgctccagctcatccagaactccgctgcccgcctggtgttctctctgcctcgcttctcccatgcaactccactactccgctcactccactggctcccaatcaccgctcgcatccagttcaagactcttgtactagcctacagatgcctcgaccagactgcacccagctacctccagaccctcatctctccctacacccccactcgacctctccgctccgcctgaaCTAGAcaactggctctacctcctctacgctcccctgcctccagagcctgctccttctccaccctcactccgcagtggtggaatgaccttcccacagatgtcaggattgcccagtccctgaccacattccagtgcctccttaagactcacctcttcagacagcacctgtagaactcctctgtttttcccctgggacacttatcacccttccttaaatgcgctttacttgctcttatctgccccttattttactgcatttaatcctgtacttcagagtactgtaatctgccaagtgtttaatctgtagtattttgtatttaatcatatcctgatgtaactatcactgacacttatctgctgtattattgaattgtattttgtcacacttgtacttgcttgaaccaaagtcattgtatttatcttgctcttaattgtattattacttgtactgtgatacttgaaatgtatttgcttacgattgtaagtcgccctggataagggcgtctgctaagaaataaataataataataataataataataataataataataaataaaagccaCAATTAACTGGCTTAGATAAATCCTCTCTTGAAAAATCATCTTTGAGATGtttttctgcttttttattttattgagcaCTTATTTTGTCATAGCCTAaatagtgggttttttttgtttttttttttaaatctgatattGTCCTAAGACTAACTTTTAACATATTCCAACACTAAAAAAGGTTATGGTGAAATAAATGTCTTTCTGCCTATGAATTGTCTGATGATCTACAGTTGCATGGCATGTAGTGATGTGGAAGTGCATGTAGCTGCTGGTATGCAAATCACAGCCAGCTAACAGTACACTGCCTTATCAGCGCACACTTGagctaaatttattaaaaaatctaTGCACAGGTCTGTGTGAATATGAATTTGTTGAAAGAAAAACAGCTAGCAAGCTGGAGCACAGAACCAATATGCATAAAAATCACCATAAAGTAGTGGAAACCATGAAACAAATGTGACTATTCAGTaaagtggacaaaaaaaaacacagttgcaGTAATTGAATGACTTGGATGTAACATGTGCAGTCAGAGGGCAGCAGAAAAGTAAGCTGGTGACAGTATTAAAAACCAGCTAACGTTACACTGCCTTCTTAACGCACACACAATCGACACAGCCTTACACATCTCAATATATTAAACTATTAACTACGATTCATTTCGGCTGGCGTGGTTTTTACAGCGCGTGCAGCAAGATAGCAGCAGCAACGTAAGCTGATGACAACATTTAAATCAGCTAACGTTACACTGCCTTCCTGCCACACACGAGCTCAATGAAGTCTTCCACGTCTTGGGCACATTTTCCTTTTGTTCGGCGCAGACGTACTCACCATGCAACAGGTGGCAAAGTAGTAGCGGCTGCTACAGACAAGAAAACAGAGCAGCCAGATAGCAGTACACTGCTTACCTGACACAAGGAATTAGATTATATATTTTGAACATACCTAAAACTTCCACAGAACTTATTgaatgcagcagtgtggcgtgTAACTAGCAACTGTCAGTCTATATCCACAACAGCCATCTAGCAG encodes the following:
- the LOC117408748 gene encoding probable glutathione peroxidase 8; its protein translation is MENLAACHLKYSVPKARMFIVFLTMMICTGGLFLLQNTFLKTSKSKDFYSFEVKDLKGRTVSLEKFRGKASLVVNVASYCEQTERNYKGLQGLHRELGTSHFNVLAFPCGQFGDTEPGSNRDIEAFAKEKYGVSFPIFSKIKIMGSEADPAFTFVTDSAKKAPKWNFWKYLINPQGQVVKFWKPEEPIENIKKDVVELVREIILKKKVEL